In the Malaya genurostris strain Urasoe2022 chromosome 1, Malgen_1.1, whole genome shotgun sequence genome, one interval contains:
- the LOC131433873 gene encoding polyadenylate-binding protein 1-A-like has protein sequence MSMSKPSNTASVFFRNLDPRIDKQVLHQICSTFGEICRCDVVRNKAGQPKGYAFVHYQNSDSANQCIAALNGMVLLDKQISAEPVMAREERQRAALLCNVYVKNFGNELNNDTLKEMFSKYGSITKHRVVTNKNGKSHGFVVFTNPASAEKAIQELNGKKLKNGMFLQVESTLKTAPTGMGSEMRVAQINSYDDPGVNLYVSNLDKSINIDDLRNKFAAFGTIKSLKIMYKAGHSEGYGFVRYVSVEEAIKAISEMNGQKFEGSNKSLHVSLATCRADRQAATQCLQYIARMIIMNSAVQLLQPGEGFLDTAIYSLISSAEEFVYWFNPNCSRFGGGNRSRK, from the coding sequence ATGTCGATGTCGAAGCCCTCGAACACAGCCAGTGTGTTTTTCCGAAACCTGGATCCACGCATCGACAAACAGGTGCTGCATCAAATATGCTCTACGTTCGGGGAAATCTGTCGTTGCGACGTAGTTCGCAATAAAGCCGGTCAACCAAAAGGGTATGCATTTGTGCATTACCAGAATTCTGACTCGGCCAACCAGTGCATCGCGGCACTTAATGGAATGGTTTTGTTAGATAAACAAATCAGCGCTGAACCGGTCATGGCCCGTGAGGAACGCCAGCGCGCTGCATTGCTGTGTAATGTTTATGTCAAGAATTTCGGGAATGAGCTTAACAATGATACTCTAAAGGAGATGTTCTCAAAATACGGATCCATTACAAAACATCGGGTTGTAACAAATAAGAACGGTAAAAGCCACGGTTTTGTGGTTTTTACTAATCCAGCATCAGCCGAAAAAGCCATTCAGGAGTTAAATGGGAAGAAATTGAAAAACGGAATGTTTCTACAAGTTGAATCAACTTTAAAAACAGCGCCAACTGGAATGGGTAGTGAAATGCGTGTTGCACAGATTAATTCGTATGACGATCCGGGTGTAAATTTATATGTCAGTAATCTAGACAAATCGATCAACATCGACGATCTACGAAATAAGTTTGCTGCGTTCGGAACAATCAAATCGCTTAAAATAATGTACAAGGCAGGTCACTCTGAAGGGTACGGATTCGTGCGTTATGTAAGTGTCGAGGAAGCCATCAAAGCTATTTCGGAGATGAACGGGCAGAAATTCGAAGGTAGCAACAAATCACTTCACGTGTCTTTGGCAACTTGTAGAGCAGATCGTCAAGCGGCAACGCAATGCCTCCAATATATAGCCAGAATGATAATTATGAACTCGGCAGTACAACTGCTGCAACCTGGTGAAGGTTTTCTGGACACAGCAATTTATTCGCTCATCTCCAGCGCAGAGGAATTCGTTTACTGGTTCAATCCCAACTGCAGTCGCTTTGGCGGCGGCAATCGAAGCCGCAAATAA